A portion of the Algisphaera agarilytica genome contains these proteins:
- a CDS encoding TetR/AcrR family transcriptional regulator has translation MREKVLDAAEQMVQERGLSAVSFQQLADAVGLSKPSVFHHFPNKQALAKALVDRCQSKYGVEYGRVIDADLPAPDKLWGIVDIFEQGLRDDRLCLLGSLSQSLSSLNEAVSEDLRLSVSRSIERYATVFEQGVEEGTLRIHASPADTAAAFLALLEGLQVLARAKRDHAMFRNAAGAFVQAMLV, from the coding sequence ATGCGAGAAAAAGTCCTCGATGCGGCGGAGCAGATGGTGCAGGAGCGCGGCCTCTCGGCCGTGAGCTTCCAGCAGCTGGCCGATGCGGTGGGCTTGAGTAAACCCAGCGTCTTCCACCACTTTCCGAACAAACAGGCCCTGGCCAAGGCTCTGGTCGATCGGTGTCAGAGCAAATACGGCGTTGAGTACGGCCGGGTCATTGATGCCGACCTGCCCGCCCCCGACAAGCTCTGGGGCATCGTTGACATCTTCGAGCAAGGCCTCCGCGACGATCGCCTCTGCCTGCTCGGCTCGCTGAGCCAAAGCCTCTCGAGCCTGAACGAAGCGGTCTCGGAAGACCTGCGTCTGTCCGTGTCCCGCTCCATCGAGCGATACGCCACCGTGTTTGAGCAGGGCGTTGAGGAAGGCACGCTCCGCATCCACGCCAGCCCGGCCGACACCGCCGCGGCGTTCCTCGCGTTGCTCGAAGGGCTGCAAGTCTTGGCCCGCGCTAAACGTGACCACGCGATGTTCCGCAACGCCGCCGGGGCTTTTGTGCAAGCCATGCTGGTGTGA
- a CDS encoding NAD(P)H-dependent oxidoreductase has product MKNVFVINAHEEYEFSKGTLNQTMTDIAVDHLKASGYETKVTTMKDAWEIDAEIEKHQWADAVLLQSPVNWMGVPWSFKKYMDMVYSFGMDGRLCAGDGRTRQDPSKQYGSGGTLNGKKYMMSLTLNAPSESFGDPDQFFFEGKTIDDLFWPMHLNFRFFGMEPLPTFSAHDVMKNPDVETDLAKYREHLAASFPTQG; this is encoded by the coding sequence ATGAAGAACGTTTTTGTCATCAACGCCCACGAAGAGTACGAATTTTCCAAGGGCACCCTCAACCAAACCATGACCGACATCGCCGTCGATCACCTCAAGGCCTCGGGCTACGAGACGAAGGTCACCACGATGAAAGACGCGTGGGAGATCGACGCCGAGATCGAGAAGCACCAATGGGCGGATGCGGTGTTGTTGCAGTCGCCGGTGAACTGGATGGGCGTGCCGTGGAGTTTCAAGAAGTACATGGACATGGTGTACTCCTTCGGCATGGACGGCCGGCTCTGCGCGGGCGATGGGCGAACCCGCCAGGACCCAAGCAAGCAGTACGGCAGCGGCGGCACGCTCAACGGCAAGAAGTACATGATGTCGCTCACCCTCAACGCCCCGAGCGAATCCTTCGGCGATCCGGATCAGTTCTTCTTCGAAGGCAAAACCATCGACGACCTGTTCTGGCCCATGCACCTGAACTTCCGCTTCTTCGGCATGGAGCCGCTGCCCACGTTCTCCGCCCACGACGTGATGAAAAACCCCGACGTCGAAACCGATCTGGCAAAATACCGCGAGCACCTCGCCGCTTCGTTCCCGACACAGGGCTGA
- a CDS encoding NAD(P)H-dependent oxidoreductase has translation MKNVLVINAHEEFEFSKGGLNRTMTDIAVEHLQQSGYETQVTTMKDDWAIDAEIEKHIWADAVVLQSPVNWMGVPWSFKKYMDLVYTYGGDGRLYTGDGRTRQDPSKQYGSGGTLNGKKYMISLTFNAPRESFGDPNQVFFEGKTADDLFWPMHLTFRFMAMEPLPTFVAYDVMKNPDIEADLAKYREHLAEVFPKQA, from the coding sequence ATGAAGAACGTCCTGGTCATCAACGCCCACGAAGAGTTTGAGTTTTCCAAGGGCGGGCTCAACCGCACCATGACCGACATCGCCGTCGAGCACCTGCAGCAGTCGGGCTATGAAACCCAAGTCACGACGATGAAGGACGACTGGGCGATCGACGCCGAGATCGAGAAGCACATCTGGGCGGACGCGGTGGTTTTGCAGTCGCCGGTGAACTGGATGGGGGTGCCGTGGAGTTTCAAGAAGTACATGGACCTGGTGTACACGTACGGCGGCGACGGGCGTCTCTACACCGGCGACGGCCGAACCCGCCAAGACCCGAGCAAGCAGTACGGCAGCGGCGGCACGCTCAACGGCAAGAAGTACATGATCTCTCTGACGTTCAACGCCCCGCGTGAGTCCTTCGGCGACCCGAATCAGGTCTTCTTTGAAGGTAAAACGGCCGACGATCTGTTTTGGCCGATGCACCTGACCTTCCGTTTCATGGCCATGGAACCGCTGCCGACCTTCGTGGCGTACGACGTGATGAAGAACCCCGATATCGAGGCCGACTTGGCCAAGTACCGCGAACACCTGGCGGAAGTGTTTCCGAAACAAGCCTAA
- a CDS encoding glycosyltransferase translates to MSQSKLPRITVIIPNLDQDLYLERAICSVLDQGYENLELIVMDGGSSDQSVEIIRTYEKDIDHWQSAWDSGPAEAVNTALTWATGQIVGILDADDAYLPYALHEVARTMGEVENTDLHGPTSGGDWMIGQAVRVDELDEHLGDLPADPPRTLSAFLMQDSGPMPGSAVFYRTDLLKAMGGFDSQFKLAYAHEMHARLYAANLKPAVARAAITAVRDHEQSLTATHALSCGPEFIDAAERYSTHLSPTHRYLLWRTCDETRRIYAAAEMEIHEDNQRRVLWAQLLKRPWWLASSDYRRKLLQNIGSDATSQSNKDDQRHAA, encoded by the coding sequence ATGAGCCAGTCCAAACTCCCCCGCATCACCGTCATCATCCCCAACCTGGATCAGGACCTCTACCTCGAACGCGCCATCTGCTCCGTCCTCGACCAGGGCTACGAGAACCTCGAACTGATCGTCATGGACGGCGGCTCCTCCGACCAGAGCGTCGAGATCATCCGCACCTACGAAAAAGACATCGATCACTGGCAGAGCGCCTGGGACTCGGGCCCCGCCGAAGCCGTCAACACCGCACTCACCTGGGCGACCGGCCAGATCGTCGGAATCCTCGACGCCGACGACGCCTACCTCCCCTACGCCCTGCACGAAGTCGCCCGCACCATGGGCGAAGTCGAAAACACCGACCTGCACGGCCCCACCTCCGGCGGCGACTGGATGATCGGCCAAGCCGTGCGCGTCGACGAACTCGACGAGCACCTGGGCGACCTCCCCGCCGACCCGCCGCGCACCTTGTCCGCCTTCCTCATGCAGGACTCGGGCCCGATGCCCGGCAGCGCCGTGTTCTACCGCACCGACCTGCTCAAAGCGATGGGCGGTTTCGACAGCCAGTTCAAACTCGCCTACGCCCACGAGATGCACGCCCGCCTGTACGCCGCGAACCTCAAGCCCGCCGTCGCCCGCGCCGCCATTACCGCCGTGCGTGACCACGAGCAGAGCCTGACCGCGACGCACGCCCTGTCGTGTGGCCCGGAATTTATCGACGCCGCCGAGCGCTACTCGACCCACCTCTCGCCGACCCACCGCTACCTGCTGTGGCGCACCTGCGACGAAACCCGCCGCATCTACGCCGCCGCCGAGATGGAGATCCACGAGGACAACCAGCGCCGCGTCCTGTGGGCCCAACTGCTCAAACGCCCGTGGTGGCTCGCCAGCAGCGACTACCGCCGCAAGCTCCTCCAGAACATCGGCAGCGACGCTACTTCGCAGAGCAACAAAGACGACCAGCGCCACGCCGCGTAA
- a CDS encoding right-handed parallel beta-helix repeat-containing protein, protein MAIVLACGACTLGLTPVSSAQEQPAVNDAIQALQPAGQIVRWQVPADNEAIVLRNRSDITIRSLKIEDDVSVILENCQNITIISCDLRSIRASGVENLRIYNSHIHNSPNNAVSLDDCHDVVIQGNRIENVASGVYAHKSTAVQVVGNLCFDVKGPMPRGQLVQFDKVTGEGNLIMGNIAVNRHGQSNPEDMINLFQSVGTPESPIRVEFNHLTGDPNVGSQDKSDSGSGIMLGDGGGQHQVCANNTLVNPGQVGIGVAGGGDIQVLGNTIVGDRSNVANVGLYTWNQYANAPAGDVLVADNRVNWLNAKGQSNPYWNGDGFTKVTQQNNAFGDARLSTDRFPEVADMTVPPVPHGQEPYYPFPVD, encoded by the coding sequence TTGGCCATCGTCCTTGCCTGCGGGGCTTGCACGCTGGGGCTGACCCCCGTCAGCTCGGCCCAGGAACAGCCCGCGGTGAACGACGCGATCCAGGCCCTCCAGCCTGCGGGGCAGATCGTGCGCTGGCAGGTGCCCGCGGACAATGAGGCCATCGTACTCCGCAACCGCAGCGACATCACCATCCGTTCGCTGAAGATCGAGGACGACGTCTCGGTCATCCTCGAAAACTGCCAAAACATCACGATCATCTCCTGCGACCTCCGCTCGATCCGGGCCTCGGGCGTCGAGAACCTGCGTATCTACAACTCCCACATCCACAACAGCCCGAACAACGCGGTTAGCCTCGACGATTGCCACGACGTGGTCATCCAGGGCAACCGCATCGAAAACGTCGCCTCGGGCGTCTACGCCCACAAGAGCACCGCGGTCCAGGTCGTGGGCAACCTGTGTTTTGACGTTAAGGGCCCGATGCCCCGCGGCCAGTTGGTCCAGTTCGACAAGGTCACCGGCGAGGGCAACCTCATCATGGGCAACATCGCCGTCAACCGCCACGGCCAGTCCAACCCCGAGGACATGATCAACCTCTTCCAGTCCGTCGGCACCCCCGAGTCGCCCATCCGCGTAGAGTTCAACCACCTCACCGGCGACCCCAACGTCGGCAGCCAGGACAAATCCGATTCCGGCTCGGGCATCATGCTCGGTGACGGCGGCGGACAGCATCAGGTCTGCGCCAACAACACCCTGGTCAACCCCGGCCAGGTCGGCATCGGCGTCGCAGGCGGCGGCGACATCCAGGTCCTGGGCAACACCATCGTCGGCGACCGCTCCAACGTCGCCAACGTCGGCCTCTACACCTGGAACCAGTACGCCAACGCACCGGCCGGAGACGTCCTCGTCGCCGACAACCGCGTCAATTGGCTCAACGCCAAGGGCCAGTCCAACCCCTACTGGAACGGGGACGGCTTCACCAAGGTCACCCAACAGAACAACGCCTTCGGCGACGCCCGGCTGTCCACCGACCGCTTCCCCGAGGTCGCCGACATGACCGTCCCCCCCGTGCCCCACGGCCAGGAGCCGTACTACCCGTTCCCCGTGGATTGA
- a CDS encoding glycosyltransferase family 39 protein: MAESAPDAVADRVSKPAVTSRVWWMLGGITLVAAALRAYQLDHGGLWYDELIMARITAGSWAALASEIWLGRPPIYPVLGKIWADVFGTSDIALRSLSATLGVLCVPLLFLVTRRLFDARVGLVAAAFMAVSPYQVYYAQEHRYYALFLLFCLLSVWLLLRVLGVGDREQVKTQVSPGREDQASLWTWAGYVLASAMAFYVHTFTLFLLSSIGVAVLVMYGCGSVAKPRMRRFLASQVAIMGLILPWGLLKMGLFQKAAETGAAQGEALAMPWISSPPWWAPIRSVGNFLFLGMKYLSLTWVIVGLMALAVGIVWVGPRHGGMRRWFSELKQSIRDGLGVRQGAWWIAVMWTFGPLALVFTLSYTVRPIYNDRYLMASTAGLYILLAAVIVMLRRVVPVWATAGMILLGMAGSLMTYYAHPQKGAWAEAAAWLDEQLVEGEGLAFSSERDTGRENAQVQDNWLWYAQNGTDRPQIQVHARGEIDQLVSDLKSVSSAEAGVWLVMWRDPVNPVGLADRFADGPIEGLALEHTQKFFDLTLMRFTWADPEGAPFDQGEPESALEGNEG, translated from the coding sequence GTGGCCGAGTCCGCGCCTGACGCGGTCGCCGATCGCGTCAGCAAGCCCGCGGTAACGAGCCGGGTGTGGTGGATGCTGGGCGGGATCACGCTGGTGGCTGCGGCGTTGAGGGCGTATCAGCTGGATCACGGCGGGCTCTGGTACGACGAACTAATCATGGCCCGCATCACGGCCGGCTCGTGGGCGGCGCTCGCCTCGGAGATCTGGCTGGGTCGGCCGCCGATCTACCCGGTGCTGGGCAAGATCTGGGCCGATGTGTTTGGCACGAGTGACATTGCGCTGCGCAGCTTGTCTGCGACGTTGGGTGTGTTATGTGTGCCGCTGCTATTTCTTGTCACCCGTCGACTGTTCGATGCCCGGGTCGGCTTGGTCGCCGCGGCGTTCATGGCGGTGTCGCCTTACCAGGTCTACTACGCTCAGGAACACCGCTACTACGCTTTGTTCTTGTTGTTCTGCCTGCTGTCGGTTTGGCTGCTGCTGCGTGTGTTGGGCGTGGGGGACCGGGAGCAGGTGAAGACGCAGGTGTCGCCGGGCCGTGAGGATCAGGCCAGCCTGTGGACGTGGGCGGGCTACGTGTTGGCCAGCGCGATGGCGTTTTATGTCCACACGTTCACGTTGTTCCTTTTGTCGTCCATCGGCGTCGCCGTGCTGGTGATGTACGGCTGTGGCTCGGTGGCGAAACCGCGGATGCGTCGATTCCTGGCCAGCCAGGTCGCGATCATGGGGCTGATCCTGCCCTGGGGCCTGCTGAAAATGGGCCTGTTCCAAAAGGCCGCGGAGACCGGTGCCGCTCAGGGCGAGGCGTTGGCGATGCCCTGGATTTCGTCGCCGCCTTGGTGGGCACCGATCCGGTCGGTGGGCAACTTCCTGTTCCTGGGGATGAAATATCTGAGTCTGACCTGGGTGATCGTGGGATTGATGGCCCTGGCTGTCGGCATCGTGTGGGTCGGACCGCGCCACGGCGGGATGCGCCGCTGGTTCAGCGAACTCAAGCAATCGATCCGCGACGGCCTGGGTGTTCGCCAGGGCGCGTGGTGGATCGCGGTCATGTGGACCTTCGGGCCGTTGGCGTTGGTGTTCACACTCTCTTACACGGTTCGCCCGATCTACAACGACCGCTACCTGATGGCGTCCACGGCGGGGTTGTACATCCTGCTGGCCGCGGTGATCGTAATGCTCCGACGCGTCGTTCCGGTGTGGGCGACGGCGGGCATGATCCTGCTGGGCATGGCCGGCTCATTGATGACGTACTACGCCCACCCTCAGAAGGGGGCTTGGGCCGAGGCCGCGGCGTGGCTGGACGAACAACTCGTTGAGGGCGAGGGCCTGGCCTTCAGCTCCGAACGCGACACCGGCCGGGAAAATGCCCAGGTCCAAGACAATTGGCTCTGGTACGCCCAGAACGGTACGGATCGGCCACAGATTCAAGTCCATGCCCGGGGTGAGATCGACCAGCTGGTCTCTGATTTGAAATCCGTGTCTTCCGCCGAGGCGGGCGTCTGGCTGGTGATGTGGCGCGACCCCGTGAACCCTGTTGGGCTGGCCGATCGTTTCGCCGACGGCCCGATCGAGGGGCTGGCTTTGGAACACACCCAGAAGTTTTTCGACCTGACCCTCATGCGTTTTACCTGGGCGGACCCCGAGGGGGCCCCCTTCGATCAGGGAGAACCCGAGTCAGCGTTGGAGGGCAACGAGGGGTAA
- a CDS encoding tyrosine-protein kinase domain-containing protein has translation MNQSNLPATQNYAAAASKPASPEIVQAEPALTLFEILLRNKFKMIACVVVALGLGVFYQLTTDKIFQSTAEIFIKPTKDGQHTSPLALGGLSVGQPSTHARLLESMPVLLETLKDPAVAESPTMAEIEGEGPQLRHLKKKLSVGFSKESEVVTVSFMSKVPEDTKTVLDAVLAAYLAELDIDVADATGEADSDGPRGIMDEEMLASRLMKLSEELTAAEVALEAAEIRVDEAQQAQGDLPTLASLLAEAGLNAQVHGLAEIAYLKAELARLDQQLEGMPAGWGPEHKVRAPVQRQADALRLEIANLTRNAQSTMVALLASSQKSATERVSELNSRIATQQDQAQSIASMPVDVYQWPYVPTKKIAPRGIKSMGIALFLGVFAGLLLTLWTEMKKPAAAGGAVMQAAQNLPVEVRDTTAFTPNGNATLALPSLMKGEDITAGSSETEQAPLLGTVPEVPASSRLTSPNFDKTASSIHQIRAVLQIQAGSDDMKAYAFTSPRRGAGKTSVAIGVASSLAMSGTRTLVVDCDLAGRISRGQTGKPVGQDKPNGHSSDKSAFNDRFGPIDEDGSSAENPSLDNIVIEQGYLSEDDTQELATNTTGQVGIAAVLDGAPLQDAVVQATVSGLWLLPAVHAQTRHIGKMSDAFIRDVIEQAKDHYDLVIFDTGPVPGSVEALLVTSQANGVILVVPQGESRQALDRTMSYLKVVGANVTGTVFNRVAEAKPPQPSEPAHSSVGGAAAAAAAAGSIHRNGEPVNDEMLVELEKEQAATDDDGEYLAGDAPLGSGILAAAVFSDAESEYESKNWKLEETSGEFSGSVEELFGKVNGETNDATPDTNGHA, from the coding sequence ATGAACCAGTCCAATCTTCCGGCCACCCAGAACTACGCTGCGGCGGCGTCCAAGCCCGCTTCGCCGGAGATCGTCCAGGCCGAGCCCGCGTTGACGCTGTTCGAGATCCTGCTGCGCAACAAGTTCAAGATGATCGCCTGCGTCGTGGTGGCGTTGGGGCTGGGCGTGTTCTATCAGCTCACCACCGACAAGATCTTCCAGAGTACCGCTGAGATCTTCATCAAGCCCACCAAGGACGGCCAACACACCTCGCCCCTGGCGCTCGGTGGCCTCTCGGTCGGCCAGCCGTCCACCCACGCACGCCTGCTGGAATCCATGCCGGTGCTGCTCGAAACCTTGAAAGACCCCGCGGTCGCGGAGTCGCCGACGATGGCGGAGATCGAAGGCGAAGGCCCGCAGCTGCGTCACCTCAAGAAGAAGCTCTCGGTGGGCTTCTCCAAGGAATCCGAAGTCGTCACCGTCTCGTTCATGAGTAAGGTGCCCGAAGACACCAAGACCGTTCTCGATGCAGTGTTGGCCGCTTATCTCGCGGAGCTGGACATCGACGTCGCAGACGCCACGGGTGAAGCCGACTCCGACGGCCCGCGTGGCATCATGGATGAAGAGATGCTGGCGTCTCGGCTGATGAAGCTGTCAGAAGAACTGACCGCCGCCGAGGTCGCGCTCGAGGCGGCGGAGATCCGCGTCGACGAAGCGCAGCAGGCCCAAGGCGATCTGCCGACCCTTGCGTCGCTCCTCGCCGAAGCCGGGCTCAACGCCCAGGTGCACGGCCTGGCCGAGATCGCCTACCTCAAGGCCGAGCTCGCCCGCCTGGATCAACAACTCGAAGGCATGCCCGCGGGCTGGGGACCGGAGCACAAAGTCCGCGCCCCGGTTCAGCGTCAGGCCGATGCGCTTCGTCTGGAGATCGCCAACCTGACCCGGAACGCACAATCGACCATGGTCGCCCTGCTCGCATCCAGCCAGAAGAGCGCCACCGAACGCGTCTCCGAGCTCAACTCCCGCATCGCGACGCAGCAGGACCAGGCCCAATCGATCGCCTCGATGCCGGTGGACGTCTACCAGTGGCCGTATGTCCCCACCAAGAAGATCGCTCCCCGCGGCATCAAGAGCATGGGCATCGCCCTGTTCCTGGGCGTGTTTGCCGGGCTTCTCCTGACGCTGTGGACCGAGATGAAGAAGCCCGCCGCCGCGGGTGGGGCGGTTATGCAAGCCGCTCAGAACCTGCCCGTCGAGGTCCGCGATACCACCGCCTTCACGCCCAACGGCAACGCCACGCTCGCCCTGCCTTCGCTGATGAAGGGCGAGGACATCACCGCGGGTTCGTCCGAGACCGAGCAGGCGCCGTTGCTGGGTACGGTCCCCGAGGTCCCCGCCAGCAGCCGATTGACTTCGCCGAATTTCGACAAGACCGCCTCGTCGATCCACCAGATCCGTGCGGTGCTCCAGATCCAAGCCGGGTCCGACGACATGAAGGCCTACGCGTTCACCAGCCCCCGTCGTGGGGCGGGCAAGACGAGCGTGGCCATCGGTGTCGCGTCCTCGCTGGCGATGTCCGGCACGAGGACGCTGGTGGTCGACTGCGACCTGGCCGGCCGTATCTCCCGCGGCCAAACCGGCAAGCCCGTCGGGCAGGACAAACCCAACGGCCACAGCAGCGACAAGTCGGCGTTCAACGACCGCTTCGGGCCGATCGACGAAGACGGCTCGTCCGCGGAGAACCCGTCGCTGGACAACATCGTCATCGAGCAGGGCTACCTCTCCGAAGACGACACCCAGGAACTAGCCACCAACACCACCGGCCAGGTCGGCATCGCCGCCGTCCTCGACGGCGCACCGCTGCAGGACGCCGTGGTCCAGGCCACCGTGTCCGGGCTCTGGCTGCTGCCCGCGGTCCACGCCCAGACCCGCCACATCGGCAAGATGTCCGACGCCTTCATCCGCGACGTCATCGAACAGGCCAAGGACCACTACGACCTGGTGATCTTCGACACCGGCCCCGTGCCCGGCAGCGTCGAAGCGTTGCTCGTGACCAGCCAGGCCAACGGCGTCATCCTCGTCGTCCCGCAGGGCGAGTCGCGTCAGGCCCTGGACCGCACGATGTCCTACCTCAAAGTCGTCGGGGCCAACGTTACCGGCACGGTCTTCAACCGCGTCGCCGAGGCCAAGCCCCCGCAGCCCAGCGAACCCGCGCACTCCAGCGTGGGCGGTGCCGCCGCCGCGGCCGCCGCCGCCGGATCGATCCACCGCAACGGCGAGCCGGTCAACGACGAGATGCTGGTCGAGCTCGAGAAAGAGCAGGCCGCCACCGACGACGACGGCGAATACCTGGCCGGCGACGCCCCGCTCGGCTCGGGCATCCTCGCCGCCGCGGTCTTCTCCGACGCCGAGTCGGAATACGAGAGCAAGAACTGGAAGCTCGAAGAAACCAGCGGCGAATTCAGCGGCTCGGTCGAAGAGCTCTTCGGCAAAGTCAACGGCGAAACCAACGACGCTACCCCCGACACCAACGGCCACGCCTGA
- a CDS encoding RsmD family RNA methyltransferase yields MRIIAGKYRGRPLINPEDDLTTRPITDRVKENLFNRLQSLGLLGYGRVLDIYCGTGSMGLEALSRGAEHCTFVDQSRDAIDKLEGNLDNFQIGPEQARVVAGSATPPVWSYPIEDRTVTVAFLDPPYAVTNDMAPFYGILEAILPKLEEGGAAIIRTPAEVEAIEVPGYDGPASITYGKMTLHFYQSPLVEDETEQADV; encoded by the coding sequence ATGCGCATCATCGCCGGCAAATACCGTGGACGCCCCCTGATCAACCCCGAAGACGACCTGACCACCCGCCCGATCACCGACCGGGTCAAGGAAAACCTCTTCAACCGCCTGCAATCGCTGGGGCTGCTGGGCTACGGCCGGGTGCTGGACATCTACTGCGGCACTGGCTCAATGGGCCTCGAAGCCCTGTCCCGCGGGGCGGAGCACTGCACGTTCGTCGACCAGTCGCGCGACGCCATCGACAAGCTCGAGGGCAACCTCGACAACTTCCAGATCGGCCCGGAGCAGGCCCGCGTCGTCGCCGGCAGCGCCACCCCGCCGGTGTGGAGCTACCCGATCGAGGACCGCACGGTCACCGTCGCCTTCCTCGACCCGCCGTATGCCGTCACCAACGACATGGCCCCCTTCTACGGCATCCTCGAAGCGATCCTTCCCAAACTCGAAGAAGGCGGCGCCGCGATCATCCGCACCCCCGCCGAGGTCGAGGCCATAGAGGTCCCGGGCTACGACGGCCCCGCGTCGATCACCTACGGCAAGATGACGCTGCACTTCTATCAGTCGCCGTTGGTGGAAGACGAGACCGAACAGGCAGACGTATGA
- a CDS encoding class I SAM-dependent methyltransferase produces MAKPKKDKPKKTNKPTLAEQADKYVCYQKSVQEPEHEIVFFDKAYKDAFGSKKAVHLREDFCGTFAVCCEWVKSSPKRTALGIDLDPEPLQWGKDNNLAKLNDEQQKRLRLIEQDVRQRNRPQADILAAQNFSFWLFKSREAVIEYFKVARSNLATQGLMVMDMMGGGECLEEDHKDVRTIEKGKKGFKYIWTQVSHNPINHDATFTISFKFKDGSKLDPAFTYEWRFWSIPEVMEMLREAGFSESHVYWEVTDEHGEETGEWHRATEAPSDPSWVCYIVAVK; encoded by the coding sequence ATGGCTAAGCCCAAGAAAGACAAACCCAAGAAAACGAACAAGCCCACCCTAGCCGAGCAGGCCGACAAATACGTCTGCTATCAGAAGTCGGTGCAGGAGCCCGAGCACGAGATCGTGTTCTTCGACAAGGCGTACAAAGACGCCTTCGGCAGCAAGAAGGCGGTCCACCTGCGCGAAGACTTCTGCGGCACGTTCGCGGTGTGCTGCGAGTGGGTCAAGAGCTCGCCCAAACGCACCGCGCTGGGCATCGACCTCGACCCCGAGCCGTTGCAATGGGGCAAGGACAACAACCTCGCCAAGCTCAACGACGAGCAGCAGAAACGGTTACGGTTGATCGAGCAGGACGTCCGCCAACGTAACCGGCCTCAGGCCGACATCCTCGCGGCGCAGAACTTCTCGTTCTGGCTGTTCAAGAGCCGGGAGGCGGTGATCGAGTACTTCAAGGTTGCCCGCAGCAACCTCGCGACCCAGGGTCTGATGGTCATGGACATGATGGGCGGCGGCGAGTGCCTCGAAGAAGACCACAAAGACGTCCGCACGATCGAGAAGGGCAAGAAGGGGTTCAAGTACATCTGGACCCAGGTCTCGCACAACCCGATCAACCACGACGCGACCTTCACCATCAGCTTCAAGTTCAAAGACGGCAGCAAGCTCGACCCCGCGTTCACCTACGAGTGGCGGTTCTGGAGCATCCCCGAGGTCATGGAGATGCTCAGGGAAGCGGGCTTCAGCGAAAGCCACGTCTACTGGGAAGTCACCGACGAGCACGGCGAAGAGACCGGCGAATGGCACCGCGCCACCGAAGCTCCGAGCGACCCGAGCTGGGTGTGCTACATCGTGGCGGTCAAATGA